In Leishmania braziliensis MHOM/BR/75/M2904 complete genome, chromosome 29, a genomic segment contains:
- a CDS encoding tryparedoxin-like protein, whose translation MNYFGQWSNLELVRQDGSKHLATDVLRDVSYVVLLFGAFWSPECEAFMDVIGNFYEAHHEAKRFEVVYISRDYSQAEMMKGFLLSERASAAAQRREHQGRKEKRTHRLLSVENGQAEAKEPGVTEEVQKGANCQHWSGQGASGDLEHPQVTSRASTFSSSIPPPLKRVAELTMNTTATSGLASAHANPLMSCKRRGFWAVPYDHVGRVGVPILYHLRVFTYPGVIVCRNNRFSAGLPSSLLPPLPMVYQTPAAHSLTPPQAIQPAEESETELMQPPPSLIIDRANAPQRRQKTPMVALPECYPDVVTVAGRFMMEQDPSGEDFPWDRMNSKTRSAALLFFVIVAVLTIIVLSWALPMALIARPVASSESQAEM comes from the coding sequence ATGAACTACTTTGGCCAGTGGTCCAACCTGGAGCTGGTGCGCCAGGATGGCAGCAAGCACCTGGCCACAGACGTGCTTCGTGACGTGTCGTACGTCGTGCTGCTCTTTGGCGCTTTCTGGAGCCCCGAGTGCGAGGCCTTCATGGACGTCATTGGCAACTTCTACGAGGCACATCATGAGGCGAAGAGGTTCGAGGTTGTGTACATCTCCCGTGACTACAGCCAAGCGGAGATGATGAAAGGCTTCTTGCTGAGTGAACGGgcctctgcggcagcgcagagacGCGAGCATCAGGGGCGCAAGGAGAAGCGAACGCACCGTCTTCTGAGCGTAGAGAACGGCCAAGCGGAAGCAAAAGAGCCGGGCGTTACGGAGGAAGTGCAAAAGGGCGCGAATTGCCAGCACTGGAGCGGGCAGGGCGCCAGCGGCGACTTGGAGCACCCCCAAGTTACTTCCAGGGCCAGcaccttttcttcctccatACCCCCGCCGCTGAAGCGCGTGGCAGAGCTGACGATGAACACCACTGCCACAAGCGGTCTTGCTAGCGCCCATGCCAATCCACTGATGTCGTGCAAACGGCGTGGTTTCTGGGCTGTGCCTTACGACCACGTCGGTCGCGTTGGCGTTCCTATTCTTTATCACCTTCGCGTCTTTACTTACCCTGGGGTGATTGTGTGCCGCAACAATCGGTTTTCTGCGGGGTTGCCatcttcgctgctgccaccgctaccTATGGTGTACCAgacaccagcggcgcactCCTTGACCCCACCGCAGGCGATTCAGCCGGCCGAGGAGTCAGAGACAGAGTTgatgcagccgccgccgtcgttgATCATTGATCGCGCCAACgccccgcagcggcggcagaagACGCCGATGGTGGCGCTGCCCGAGTGCTACCCCGACGTGGTCACCGTCGCCGGTCGCTTCATGATGGAGCAGGACCCGAGCGGGGAGGACTTCCCGTGGGACAGGATGAATTCCAAGACCcgctcggcggcgctgctaTTCTTTGTGATTGTGGCTGTGCTTACCATCATAGTGCTCTCGTGGGCGCTCCCGATGGCTCTCATTGCGCGGCCTGTGGCTTCGTCGGAGTCCCAGGCAGAGATGTAG
- a CDS encoding tryparedoxin-like protein produces the protein MPFRPKAVPFLSQFPDLKVLRQDGTTVAASEAFKGKKYVLIYFSAHWCPPCQRFTPLLADFYDAHKDRYGFEVLFVSSDREEGRMMDFFQNRSSNYVRRPPAATSSLPPAASNEALDESCHMSCDISHLLGSTTASGAVSGMGEAQQPQLSSTMTPGGASTAVGTPQSLRVPKASGHGNWLALPFKEHEVARFLSRAYSVVSIPKVVVVAVDTNCMVTREGKAMVMKDPDALRFPWRFAEGDMRNRTEGWRECIVLLLIVMCVFYYYFWYY, from the coding sequence ATGCCGTTCCGCCCCAAGGCCGTCCCATTCCTGTCGCAGTTCCCTGACTtgaaggtgctgcggcaggacggcaccaccgtcgccgcgtcGGAAGCATTCAAGGGGAAGAAGTACGTGCTGATCTACTTCTCTGCTCACTGGTGCCCGCCATGCCAGCGCTTCACCCCACTGCTGGCGGACTTCTACGATGCTCACAAGGACCGATATGGGTTTGAGGTACTCTTCGTGTCTTCGGATCGAGAGGAGGGGCGCATGATGGACTTTTTTCAGaatcgcagcagcaactaCGTGCGCCGCCCACCAGCGGCAACGTCTTCACTTCCACCGGCTGCCTCCAACGAGGCACTGGATGAGAGCTGCCATATGAGCTGCGACATCTCACATCTCTTAGGGAGTACAACTGCCTCTGGTGCAGTAAGCGGCATGGGGGAGGCTCAGCAACCCCAACTCTCCTCGACCATGACCCCAGGGGGTGCATCGACAGCGGTAGGTACGCCTCAGAGCCTCCGTGTGCCCAAGGCCAGCGGACACGGCAACTGGCTGGCCTTGCCTTTCAAGGAACATGAGGTGGCCCGTTTCCTCTCACGCGCCTACTCCGTCGTCTCGATCCCGAAGGTGGTCGTTGTTGCCGTAGACACAAACTGCATGGTGACGAGGGAGGGCAAGGCGATGGTGATGAAGGACCCGGACGCGCTTCGGTTCCCGTGGCGCTTCGCGGAGGGCGACATGCGCAACCGCACGGAGGGCTGGCGAGAGTGCATTGTGCTTCTGCTCATCGTAATGTGTGTTTTTTACTACTACTTTTGGTATTATTaa
- the TXN1 gene encoding tryparedoxin codes for MSGLNKHLPGVVTLQKQQSEVSVSSLSGKTVFFYFSASWCPPCRGFTPQLIEFYEKYHDSKNLEVILVTWDEEEEDFNGYYAKMPWLAIPFSQRHLVEGLTKAFNVGSIPTVIGVCADTGDVLTTRARHALTQDPEGEQFPWRD; via the coding sequence ATGTCCGGGCTCAACAAGCACCTGCCGGGTGTGGTGACactgcagaagcagcagtcgGAGGTGAGCGTGAGCTCGCTCTCCGGAAAGACTGTGTTCTTCTACTTCTCGGCGAGCTGGTGCCCACCGTGCCGCGGCTTCACGCCACAGCTGATTGAATTTTACGAGAAGTACCATGATTCGAAGAACTTAGAGGTCATACTTGTGACCtgggacgaggaggaggaggacttCAACGGGTACTACGCGAAGATGCCGTGGCTTGCGATTCCATTCTCGCAACGTCACCTTGTGGAGGGGCTGACGAAGGCATTTAACGTGGGGTCGATCCCGACGGTGAtcggcgtgtgcgcagaCACTGGTGATGTCTTGAcgacgcgcgcgcgccacgcGCTGACGCAGGACCCCGAGGGCGAGCAGTTCCCGTGGAGGGACTAA
- the TXN2 gene encoding tryparedoxin, producing the protein MSGLKRFFPYTESFLRGSATDITLPTLAGKTFFFYFSASWCPPCRGFTPQLVEFYKAHAEAKNFEVMLISWDEAADDFNDYYAKMPWLALPFSDRKGMEFLRTGFKVESIPTLIGVEADTGKILTTQARNMVVKDPEGKEFPWPNVSE; encoded by the coding sequence ATGTCGGGTTTGAAGAGGTTTTTCCCTTACACTGAGAGCTTCCTCAGGGGATCGGCGACAGACATCACATTGCCAACACTGGCTGGTAAGACTTTCTTCTTCTACTTCTCGGCGAGTTGGTGCCCGCCATGCCGCGGCTTTACTCCGCAGCTCGTTGAGTTCTACAAGGCACacgcggaggcgaagaaTTTCGAGGTGATGCTGATCTCATGGGACGAGGCAGCTGATGATTTCAACGATTACTACGCGAAGATGCCGTGGCTGGCGCTGCCCTTTAGTGATCGAAAGGGGATGGAGTTTCTCAGGACAGGGTTCAAGGTAGAGTCGATTCCGACTCTGATTGGCGTTGAGGCGGACACAGGCAAGATCCTTACGACGCAGGCGCGCAACATGGTCGTGAAGGACCCCGAGGGGAAGGAGTTTCCGTGGCCCAACGTCTCGGAGTAG
- the TXN1 gene encoding tryparedoxin: protein MSGLNKHLPGVVTLQKQQSEVSVSSLSGKTVFFYFSASWCPPCRGFTPLLIEFYEKYHDSKNLEVILVTWDEEEEGFNGYYAKMPWLAIPFSQRHLVEGLTKAFKVESIPTVIGVCADTGDVVTTRARHALTQDPEGEQFPWRD, encoded by the coding sequence ATGTCCGGGCTCAACAAGCACCTGCCGGGTGTGGTGACactgcagaagcagcagtcgGAGGTGAGCGTGAGCTCGCTCTCCGGAAAGACTGTGTTCTTCTACTTCTCGGCGAGCTGGTGCCCACCGTGCCGCGGCTTCACGCCACTGCTGATTGAATTTTACGAGAAGTACCATGATTCGAAGAACTTAGAGGTCATACTTGTGACCtgggacgaggaggaggagggcttCAACGGGTACTACGCGAAGATGCCGTGGCTTGCGATTCCATTCTCGCAACGTCACCTTGTGGAGGGGCTGACAAAGGCGTTTAAGGTGGAGTCGATCCCGACGGTGAtcggcgtgtgcgcagaCACTGGTGATGTCGTGAcgacgcgcgcgcgccacgcGCTGACGCAGGACCCCGAGGGCGAGCAGTTCCCGTGGAGGGACTAA